In the genome of Channa argus isolate prfri chromosome 8, Channa argus male v1.0, whole genome shotgun sequence, the window AGGTCTCAGACACAGTTGTGACAGACTGTGGTAAACACATCAAATACTGATTACAGTATCTGTCACTTATTGTACTTAGTTTGTCCATGAGCAGCTTGGACAGAGAACGGTGAAGGAAAGAAGGGGGTCAGAGTGTAGCTGTGGCAGGCCGGAGGCTTCTACTGCTCACACGGTCCAGGCTGTTACCTGTTCGTCTCTgtccaataaatacaaatgtcctCTCCTCAGTCACATTTGTCACCCGAACGCTCATAGACTGTATCACACTGAGCTAGTTTTAGCTTTAGACATTAGCTAGCAACACTTAATACACCAAAGCTATGCTAATGTTGCTAACATGCTAGCACGATAATTTACATTATAACTATCAAATACTGCACGGAATTAGCACAATATTGCAAACGTACACATGCATCTACCTTTTgcaaattgcagtaaaatataaaCGAGTATAATTTGATGTGAACAAAAGTTGCGGACGGATTTACACACAGCAATATTAGACTGTGCAAATGTGgtctctgctctgtttctgACCAACCTGCAGCTTTACTCTGCAGTGATGCTGCTACAACCTGCTAAGAACAGTTTGTGTCACCTTTAAAACTTTCTATGGACATCTGcaggtatttttttgtttgactttacaTGTGCTACACAAGTATACAGACCCTTATGCATCCAGCTGTGGACAACTGGAAAATATGAACTAGCTTTAAGATGTCAGCAAACTGCTGCTTATTTAAAGATGCATCATTAATTATCTGGAGTCCAGAGTCCTCAAGCAACAAGGTGAAAGTATTTGCTCTCTGTTTCTGCTGGCTTTGGTTTCATCCGCAGCATTTCCTGTACGAAATCTCACTAGATCTGCTAAAAGCTCCACTATCTTCACCAGTTGCTAATTTGTCTGTTGTGATAAACTGGTAGCAGGCAGCACAGTGGGGGAGTTGTTAGCCCTGCCATCTTACAGCTGTGTTCCCCCTGTGCTTGTGTAGGGTTTCTATggaaacagtccaaagacattcaCGTTAAGTTAATTGATGCAACTATAGATTCACATAATGATTATCTGTAAATTCAGTATTCTAAGTGACTGCTTTATATATTTCTGCATTGTTTTCACATTCTCATTTCATACATAATTGAATAATTTGCAACTGCTTTACTAGAAAATGTCCAAAGCGGCACTTAAAAAAGTTATATGTGtcctaaataataaatgtaaaataaaaagcaagtaGAGGAATAATGCACTGATGAAAAAGACCTTGACACATTCATTTCATACTAATCACTGCTCTAGGACGTCATGACACTGGATACCAACGTTAAACAAGATGATTCGAAGATAATTTAAGTTGGAAACTTAAATTGCGCAAACCTTGTGGTTAGAATTTAAGATAAGGTTAATCATGATCATATTTgacaacaaagcaaacagctCTATAAAAGCGCCTTTAGAAAATCCAAAGTTGACAAATGAATTGTTGTGCTGGCATCATGCAAGGTCTGCACAAACTTCTCCTCTTTCATTTCCTGACATGTCTTGGACAAAATGGtaagaataatataaaatgtgttaatgtttttaactgtttatccAGCAATTTAACCTAACACAGAGTTTTACTTATCTTTACAGGACATGGGAGTAAAATCATTAATGGGCAAAAAGTTCCAGAAAACTCTATGCTGTATATGGTTTCGGTGCACAACAACAGGGGCCATGTGTGTGGAGGATCTCTTGTGAGTGACCAGCATGTGCTCACTGCTGCACTATGTGACAAAAAGTGAGTTGCATTTTTAATActccaataaaaaaatctttttaatacAACCTTGttagttaaatattaaaaaaaaaaaaatccagttagATGAATaaactctttttaaaattgttgttcGCCcagttttaatctttttaatgaTTCCCCATTCAGGAATGCTTCGCATATTTTTTTGGGCCCCCACAGTGTCAAGGAAAATGTAAACCCATATTATGTTGAAGGGAAAGTTATACCTAGAACTAAGAACGGAAAAGTAATTGATGACATCATGCTCCTCACAGTAAGTATATTGGCAGGTGGCAtcatacatttttatgattagtctgattattttttcataatCAATAAGTTTTATTTCCAGGGaaggtaaatgttaaatgtataaGTGGCAGTGGCAGCATCCAACCTACGAACATCAACAAAACATGTCCCTgcaacacatacaaatatgcacaaaaacagtattttccagcattacattttttgatacacttatttactgtagtttaacatatgttaaaagaaaaaaacttgtttttgaaattgaaaaaacatcACCAAGTTCTAAGACTAAgcttctgattttatttttctccagttACATAAGAAAGTTGAACTGGGCAACAGTGTACAAACAATTCCACTCCCAGAATCTAACTCTGaggtaaaagaaaatgaacagtGCCAAGTTGCTGGATGGGGAAAGACTTCAACTGATGGTACAATTGTGGATGAACTGAGAATGGTCAATGTGTCTGTCATTGACCAACAAGTCTGTAAGGAGAAATGGCCTGATATTCCTCCTAATTTTATTTGTGCAGGTGGATATGGCACAAATAAAGGATTCTGTGAGGTACCGTATGCTTTCTGTTCTTCAGAAAAATCTGGTTTCTTGATGGTTCCTTATATTGATGGGGTATTAACATCTATAATAATggttaataaacaaaacacgTTTCCTCATTACAGGGTGATTCTGGTGGCCCTCTAGTGTGCAATGGGGTAGCTGTTGGTGTTGCTTCTGTTACCAAGAAGTTTAACTGTGACCACCCAGATGTGCCCAACATCTCCACTAACATATCAAAACACATTCAATGGATCAGAAAAATTATCAACCAAACAAAAGAGTTAGAGTAAAATTCTTGCAGTAAGTTTTGCTCCAGCATATGTTCATAGCAAGTTAGAGGTTTTTGTGATGTGTCATTGTGactgaaaaacaataataaagcatttaaaacaccATGTGTAATTTCCTACTGTAGTCAACAATATGTTATAATATTTTGAACAAACAATCTGAATCTAAAAACTAATCATCTAGACAATTCAACCTTCTTTTTTATCCATTTTGCATGCAgatacaataaatattaattgtGGCTCTCTCCTCCCAGTTCGATCTTCCTACTTCTGAGGTTCAGATAGCTTCTTCAGCACATCACTCAGTGAGAGAGGTGcctaattattcttttttatatatatatatatatatatatatatatatatatatatatatatatatatatatatatatatatatatatatatatatatatatatatatatatgcacacacacacacacac includes:
- the LOC137131279 gene encoding mast cell protease 1A-like; translation: MNCCAGIMQGLHKLLLFHFLTCLGQNGHGSKIINGQKVPENSMLYMVSVHNNRGHVCGGSLVSDQHVLTAALCDKKNASHIFLGPHSVKENVNPYYVEGKVIPRTKNGKVIDDIMLLTLHKKVELGNSVQTIPLPESNSEVKENEQCQVAGWGKTSTDGTIVDELRMVNVSVIDQQVCKEKWPDIPPNFICAGGYGTNKGFCEGDSGGPLVCNGVAVGVASVTKKFNCDHPDVPNISTNISKHIQWIRKIINQTKELE